A region of uncultured Desulfobacter sp. DNA encodes the following proteins:
- the cobA gene encoding uroporphyrinogen-III C-methyltransferase, whose protein sequence is MTQISGKVYLIGAGPGDPGLITVKAKECIQTADVVVYDYLASPVLLGYARKDAEVIYVGKKGGDHTLTQDKINLLLVDKAREGKNVARLKGGDPFVFGRGGEEAQELLSYGISYEVIPGVTSAVAAPAYAGIPVTHRDHTSFVSFITGHERPDKKESRMQWDIFAKSDATLVFLMGVKNLSNIVTKLMEHGKPSDTPVALVRWGTTTRQQTVTGTLATIVDEVEKAGLKSPAIIVVGHVVSLRDELSWFDKKPLFGKKIVITRARAQASGLVADLGRLGAQCIEIPTIKIAPPEDNGPLEAAIDHLDRYDWLVLTSVNGVKFFFDTLFAKGKDVRALGHLKFACIGPVTKERLADYGIISDILPETYRAESVVDAFSGLDMTGKKVLLPRAKKARTILPEELARMGAHVDEVTAYETRLADEGKDLLIDMLKSGDIDAVTFTSSSTVTNFLTLLDGENTSALLDGVTLASIGPITSDTIRAKGLEPNIEADPFTIEALIDALLAHYEKEMSGVST, encoded by the coding sequence ATGACACAAATCAGTGGCAAGGTTTATCTGATTGGCGCAGGCCCGGGAGACCCCGGACTTATCACCGTAAAGGCAAAAGAGTGTATTCAGACTGCGGATGTGGTGGTTTATGATTACCTGGCATCCCCCGTTCTGCTGGGGTATGCCCGGAAAGATGCTGAAGTTATTTATGTGGGTAAAAAAGGCGGAGATCACACCCTGACCCAGGACAAGATCAACCTGCTTTTGGTGGACAAGGCCCGGGAAGGCAAAAACGTGGCCCGTCTCAAGGGCGGAGACCCCTTTGTGTTCGGCCGCGGCGGTGAAGAGGCCCAGGAGCTTTTGTCGTACGGCATCAGTTACGAGGTGATCCCCGGTGTCACGTCTGCCGTGGCAGCCCCGGCCTATGCCGGGATTCCTGTAACCCACAGGGATCATACTTCCTTTGTCTCCTTTATCACGGGTCACGAACGGCCTGATAAAAAAGAGTCCCGGATGCAGTGGGACATATTTGCAAAGTCCGACGCCACCCTTGTGTTTCTCATGGGGGTGAAAAACCTGTCCAATATCGTGACAAAGTTGATGGAACATGGCAAACCGTCGGATACCCCCGTGGCCCTGGTGCGCTGGGGGACCACCACCCGTCAGCAGACCGTTACCGGCACCCTTGCCACCATTGTTGACGAGGTTGAAAAAGCCGGACTGAAATCCCCTGCCATCATTGTTGTGGGCCATGTGGTTTCTTTACGGGATGAGCTCTCCTGGTTTGATAAAAAGCCTTTGTTCGGGAAAAAAATTGTGATTACCCGGGCCCGGGCCCAGGCATCGGGCCTTGTGGCCGATCTTGGCCGCCTGGGTGCCCAGTGCATAGAAATTCCCACCATTAAAATCGCGCCGCCTGAAGATAACGGCCCGCTGGAAGCGGCCATTGATCATCTGGACCGGTATGACTGGCTGGTGCTCACCTCGGTGAACGGGGTCAAATTCTTTTTTGACACCCTGTTTGCAAAGGGTAAGGATGTCCGTGCCCTGGGGCACCTTAAATTTGCCTGTATCGGTCCTGTGACCAAGGAACGTCTGGCGGACTACGGTATCATTTCCGATATTCTTCCCGAAACCTACCGGGCGGAATCTGTTGTGGATGCGTTTTCAGGCCTTGATATGACCGGCAAAAAGGTCCTGCTACCCCGGGCGAAAAAGGCGCGCACCATCCTGCCCGAAGAGCTGGCCCGTATGGGCGCCCATGTGGATGAGGTTACGGCCTACGAAACCCGGCTGGCAGATGAGGGGAAAGACCTTCTCATTGATATGCTTAAATCCGGGGATATTGATGCGGTGACCTTTACGTCATCTTCCACGGTCACCAATTTTTTGACCCTGCTTGACGGAGAAAATACGTCTGCTCTGCTTGACGGAGTGACCCTTGCCAGCATCGGCCCCATCACATCGGATACCATTCGCGCCAAGGGGCTTGAACCGAATATCGAAGCTGATCCTTTTACCATTGAGGCTTTGATTGATGCACTGCTTGCGCATTATGAAAAAGAAATGTCCGGTGTTTCAACATAA
- the hemC gene encoding hydroxymethylbilane synthase has translation MKSSICIGTRGSALALWQANHVKDCIENVFPDIRVDIEIIKTTGDRITDRPLAMVGGKGLFVKEIETALLEGRIDLAVHSMKDMPGDLPQGLVIGAIPERANPFDVLISARGDLFKEYPRGAVIGTSSLRRGSQLKHLRPDLEIKSIRGNLDTRLKKLKSGEYSAIVLAAAGLERLGQGNEITEYLSETDMVPAVGQGALCIETRENDPDMADILSVLDHEPTRVCVTGERAFLKEIEGSCHIPVACFGKIQDNRVMLTAVVAAEDGGSLIKETVESSPEQVTEKGRELAKLVLDKGGKRILEALNIP, from the coding sequence ATGAAATCAAGTATCTGCATCGGCACCCGGGGAAGCGCGTTAGCCCTGTGGCAGGCCAACCATGTAAAAGACTGTATTGAAAATGTATTTCCAGATATCCGTGTTGATATAGAAATTATTAAAACAACGGGAGACCGGATAACGGACCGCCCCCTTGCCATGGTGGGTGGCAAAGGTCTTTTTGTTAAAGAGATTGAGACGGCATTGTTGGAGGGCCGTATTGACCTGGCTGTCCACTCCATGAAGGATATGCCCGGAGATCTGCCCCAAGGACTGGTTATCGGGGCCATACCGGAACGGGCCAACCCCTTTGATGTACTCATATCCGCCCGGGGTGATCTTTTTAAAGAATATCCCCGGGGCGCGGTCATCGGCACGTCCAGCCTTCGCCGGGGGTCCCAGCTTAAGCACCTGCGTCCGGACCTTGAAATCAAATCCATCCGGGGAAATCTTGATACCCGGCTTAAAAAACTTAAATCCGGTGAATATTCGGCTATTGTTCTGGCTGCGGCAGGGCTTGAACGTTTGGGGCAGGGCAATGAGATCACCGAGTACCTTTCTGAAACGGACATGGTGCCCGCGGTTGGCCAGGGCGCGCTCTGTATTGAAACCCGGGAAAATGATCCGGATATGGCAGATATTTTATCTGTCCTGGACCATGAACCCACCCGGGTGTGTGTCACCGGAGAGCGGGCTTTTCTTAAAGAGATTGAAGGCAGCTGCCATATTCCCGTGGCCTGTTTCGGCAAAATTCAGGACAACCGCGTGATGCTGACTGCCGTGGTGGCAGCCGAGGACGGCGGATCCTTAATTAAAGAAACCGTTGAATCCTCCCCTGAGCAGGTAACTGAAAAGGGCCGGGAACTTGCAAAGCTTGTTCTTGATAAAGGCGGAAAACGCATATTGGAGGCACTTAATATCCCATGA
- a CDS encoding zinc ribbon domain-containing protein, protein MIFGSPRSRPLRVGSDFYYNLDHGLEKQTPCQYIIVLFLNCKPIKRGGRMPIYEYTCNACGKNFETLVMGGDTPQCPACSSEDLARLMSKCGFVSKSTGPGGQIQTTSSAGSSLCSSCSSKNCSSCSSSATIG, encoded by the coding sequence ATGATTTTTGGGTCTCCCAGATCCCGGCCATTGCGTGTGGGATCGGACTTTTATTACAATTTGGATCATGGCCTTGAAAAACAGACCCCATGCCAGTATATTATTGTGTTATTTTTAAACTGTAAACCAATAAAAAGGGGCGGAAGAATGCCGATTTATGAATATACCTGCAACGCCTGCGGTAAAAATTTTGAAACTCTGGTGATGGGTGGTGATACCCCTCAATGTCCGGCGTGCAGCAGCGAAGACTTGGCACGGCTGATGTCAAAATGCGGGTTTGTCTCCAAATCCACAGGCCCCGGCGGCCAGATCCAGACAACCTCATCAGCGGGCAGTTCACTCTGTTCCAGCTGCTCTTCAAAAAATTGCAGTTCCTGCAGCTCCAGCGCAACGATCGGGTGA
- a CDS encoding M20 family metallopeptidase, giving the protein MTKPEELIQVIWQAHEQDLVSVVRNIHETPELSQEETRACAWQADLLKAWGFSVETGYKGIATAFNATAGTGGPHVCFLAEYDALPGIGHGCGHNLIAGVALGAAVVLKNLLAHHNFSGRVAVMGTPAEEQRGAKIDLIKAGALKGVDLVLMAHPSDGATSPYAGESGIRQFMVSYTGKPAHAADCPEKGVNALDAVRLLFNGVDAWRQQLPETSRVHGVIRDGGQAPNIIPDFARAKFYLRDFDLKFLDQMQVRFENIAKGAALMTDTALKFSEIPNPYKPGIPNDPLNQAFFRLARDAGMQPQWSKPSRGSSDFGDVTYEVPAMHAYFNITRDNPDISLHSREFARAAGTDFAFSQMKKTARILARMALQFIIEQDFRCKVTNAFMAP; this is encoded by the coding sequence ATGACAAAGCCCGAAGAACTGATCCAAGTCATATGGCAGGCCCACGAACAGGATTTGGTGTCCGTGGTGCGTAACATTCATGAAACCCCCGAGCTTTCCCAAGAAGAAACCCGGGCATGTGCCTGGCAGGCAGATTTGCTTAAAGCCTGGGGGTTTTCTGTGGAAACAGGCTATAAAGGGATTGCCACGGCCTTTAATGCAACTGCAGGCACAGGCGGGCCCCATGTCTGTTTTCTGGCTGAATACGATGCTCTGCCCGGTATTGGGCATGGGTGCGGCCATAACCTGATCGCCGGGGTGGCGCTGGGCGCGGCAGTGGTGTTGAAAAATCTTTTGGCACACCACAATTTTTCAGGCAGGGTGGCGGTGATGGGAACCCCTGCCGAAGAGCAGCGGGGCGCCAAGATTGATCTGATAAAGGCCGGGGCACTGAAGGGTGTGGACCTGGTGCTCATGGCGCACCCGTCGGACGGTGCCACATCCCCCTATGCCGGAGAGTCCGGTATCAGACAGTTCATGGTCTCCTATACGGGGAAACCCGCACACGCAGCGGACTGCCCGGAAAAGGGCGTCAACGCCCTGGATGCCGTGCGGCTTCTGTTTAACGGCGTAGATGCCTGGCGCCAGCAACTCCCAGAAACCAGCCGGGTTCATGGGGTAATCCGGGACGGTGGCCAGGCCCCAAATATTATCCCTGATTTTGCCAGGGCCAAGTTCTACTTACGGGATTTTGATCTTAAATTTCTTGATCAGATGCAGGTCCGTTTTGAGAATATTGCCAAAGGCGCGGCACTTATGACCGATACGGCCCTGAAATTTTCGGAAATCCCCAACCCGTATAAGCCGGGTATTCCCAATGATCCTTTAAACCAGGCCTTTTTCCGCCTTGCCCGGGATGCCGGCATGCAGCCCCAATGGTCAAAGCCCTCCCGGGGCTCTTCGGATTTCGGCGATGTCACCTATGAAGTGCCGGCCATGCATGCCTATTTCAACATTACCCGGGATAATCCCGACATCAGTCTTCATTCCAGAGAATTTGCCCGGGCTGCAGGAACGGACTTTGCGTTTTCCCAGATGAAAAAAACCGCCCGGATCCTTGCCCGGATGGCCTTGCAGTTCATCATCGAACAAGATTTTAGGTGCAAAGTCACCAACGCCTTTATGGCTCCGTGA
- a CDS encoding DMT family transporter encodes MKFIFLLVLAFAAGMLAPVQAGMNAKIGKALNDPFYAALISFAVGTAGLLAYALTGKMDFAVIRTVSGVHWTLWLAGLLGAFYVTATIVLAPRLGTALTFGLVVAGQLVMAVVMDHFGLFGMPVQPVNWPRLAGIALIVGGTMLIRWF; translated from the coding sequence ATGAAATTCATATTTCTACTGGTTCTTGCCTTTGCGGCGGGCATGCTGGCACCTGTCCAGGCCGGAATGAATGCAAAGATTGGCAAAGCGTTGAACGACCCCTTTTATGCAGCCCTGATTTCATTTGCCGTGGGCACGGCAGGTCTTTTAGCCTATGCGTTGACCGGCAAAATGGATTTTGCCGTAATCCGAACCGTTTCCGGCGTTCACTGGACGCTTTGGCTGGCAGGGCTTTTAGGCGCCTTTTATGTAACCGCCACCATCGTACTGGCACCACGGCTGGGCACAGCCCTGACCTTTGGACTGGTGGTGGCAGGTCAGCTGGTCATGGCCGTGGTCATGGACCATTTTGGTCTGTTCGGCATGCCGGTTCAGCCGGTTAACTGGCCCCGCCTTGCCGGCATTGCGTTGATAGTCGGGGGGACCATGCTGATACGCTGGTTTTAA
- a CDS encoding D-sedoheptulose 7-phosphate isomerase, producing MKALIRQTVQDAIETKTKFFAAHENLIETCARKMAETLESGGKLLLFGNGGSAADCQHIAAEFVNRFQMERRPLPAIALTCDTSIITSIGNDYSFDEIFSKQVQALGNKQDMAIGISTSGNSANVIRAAAAAKDQGLTLVGFSGAGGKLKEMSDMAFCVDSPVTARIQEVHITLGHILCDLAERMLFPG from the coding sequence ATGAAAGCGCTGATCCGGCAGACTGTTCAGGATGCCATTGAAACCAAGACAAAGTTCTTTGCAGCCCATGAGAATCTCATTGAAACCTGTGCCCGGAAAATGGCAGAAACCCTTGAATCCGGAGGAAAACTGCTGCTGTTCGGCAATGGCGGGTCTGCGGCGGACTGCCAGCACATTGCCGCGGAATTTGTCAACCGGTTTCAGATGGAACGTAGACCCTTACCCGCCATTGCCCTGACCTGCGATACATCGATTATTACCAGTATCGGCAATGACTACTCCTTTGACGAAATTTTTTCAAAGCAGGTCCAGGCCCTGGGCAACAAACAGGATATGGCCATTGGTATCTCAACGTCGGGCAACTCTGCCAATGTGATCCGGGCGGCTGCCGCGGCAAAGGACCAGGGACTCACCCTGGTGGGATTTTCCGGGGCCGGGGGAAAGTTAAAAGAGATGAGTGACATGGCCTTTTGTGTGGACTCTCCTGTAACGGCCCGTATCCAGGAGGTTCATATTACCCTGGGGCATATTCTTTGCGATCTTGCCGAAAGGATGCTGTTTCCCGGTTAA
- a CDS encoding tetratricopeptide repeat protein has translation MMRKFIAREIQFLKPASDAPDLSPPKAYYSDLLIQPSREFEIFSRRMADTCASQKTFITATMQIDPAASVKTIDKANEVFHACFHSVLDENRGIWECLDPFTAILVFWDYETAVQGKKMLDLLNEKISQALDVKLIMGTIAFPFHDFPVEEMAGCALKALDHAAFLGPGHVVEFDGLSLNISGDRLFQLNKIDAAIAEYEKGLFIAPADINLLNSLGVAFGVDACLDKAMEFFEKARSISPEEVMIVYNIGLIHRINDKTDSALAYLKKAHGINPDVFEIELLLGHLLYKKKQFDQAMVHLDAAIRIKPESGTAFRIKGRILLDREDALGAAAQFNQAVKLTPNDPEALYGYARAMALQKKNLPIALSFAKKSVGLDPENEDYRNCLEEIQNIHDQIEEKNQDRSIRSA, from the coding sequence ATGATGCGAAAATTCATTGCTAGAGAGATTCAGTTTTTAAAACCAGCTTCGGACGCTCCGGACCTTAGTCCCCCGAAAGCCTATTACTCAGATCTGCTGATACAGCCTTCACGGGAATTTGAAATTTTTTCCCGGCGGATGGCAGACACCTGCGCCTCCCAAAAAACATTTATCACGGCAACCATGCAGATTGATCCGGCAGCATCGGTGAAAACCATTGATAAAGCAAATGAGGTCTTCCATGCCTGCTTTCATTCTGTGCTGGATGAAAACAGAGGCATCTGGGAATGCCTGGACCCCTTCACTGCCATCCTGGTGTTCTGGGATTATGAAACAGCGGTCCAGGGTAAAAAAATGCTTGACCTGCTCAATGAAAAAATCTCCCAGGCCCTGGATGTCAAACTGATCATGGGAACAATTGCCTTTCCTTTTCATGATTTTCCGGTTGAAGAGATGGCCGGATGCGCGCTTAAGGCTCTGGATCATGCGGCATTTTTGGGCCCCGGGCATGTTGTGGAATTTGATGGTCTGTCCCTGAACATCAGTGGCGACAGACTGTTTCAGCTTAATAAAATTGATGCCGCCATCGCAGAATACGAAAAAGGGCTTTTCATTGCCCCGGCCGATATCAATCTGCTCAACAGCCTGGGTGTGGCCTTTGGGGTGGATGCCTGCCTGGACAAGGCCATGGAGTTTTTTGAAAAGGCCCGCAGTATTAGTCCTGAAGAGGTGATGATTGTTTACAACATCGGTCTGATTCACCGGATCAACGATAAAACCGATTCCGCCTTGGCCTACCTTAAAAAAGCCCATGGAATCAATCCTGATGTTTTTGAAATTGAACTGCTTTTAGGGCATCTTCTGTACAAGAAAAAGCAATTTGACCAGGCCATGGTCCACCTGGATGCCGCCATTCGGATCAAACCCGAATCAGGCACAGCATTCAGGATTAAAGGCCGGATACTTCTGGACAGAGAAGATGCCCTGGGCGCGGCAGCCCAGTTCAACCAGGCCGTAAAACTAACTCCCAATGATCCCGAGGCATTGTATGGCTATGCCCGGGCCATGGCGTTGCAGAAAAAGAATCTGCCCATTGCTTTAAGCTTTGCAAAAAAGAGTGTGGGGCTGGATCCTGAAAATGAGGATTACAGAAATTGTCTTGAAGAAATACAAAATATCCACGACCAGATTGAGGAAAAAAATCAGGACAGATCCATCAGATCAGCCTGA
- the selA gene encoding L-seryl-tRNA(Sec) selenium transferase, protein MTQPMPDKQLQLKSLPGVDHILVLAETDDRFTQIPRSLVLESVRKAIDDIRTQILEDRPVMVSDEVIIRQAALFAARKMKNRLIPLINATGVVLHTNLGRALLCQDALDNVMAVSSWYSNLELDLATGKRGIRYAAIEKLLCELTGAQAAMAVNNNAGAVLLALNTLAQGREVIVSRGELVEIGGSFRVPDVMIKSGCILKEVGTTNRTHPHDYTNAITEDTGLLLKVHTSNYKIEGFTKSVSLKELVEIGKPHGIPVMEDLGSGTLIDFRTFGLPLEPPVFEQVAAGADVVTFSGDKLLGGPQAGIIVGKKQYLDQIKANPLTRALRIDKMTLAALEATLKLYRDPLAAVEKIPTLRMLTLSYEQICRDAQTLFSRVSEAVGDRAELALADMASRPGGGSYPGLTLPTRCLTIRPKNMSVTALDKKLRAFDPPVMGRIEDDWFVIDPRTLQPGQDQILANILKKLTD, encoded by the coding sequence ATGACACAGCCAATGCCGGATAAGCAGTTGCAACTCAAATCCCTGCCCGGTGTGGATCACATTCTGGTCCTTGCCGAAACCGATGACCGGTTTACACAGATACCGCGCAGCCTCGTATTGGAATCCGTACGAAAGGCCATTGATGATATCCGGACACAAATACTTGAAGACCGGCCTGTTATGGTCAGTGATGAAGTTATCATCAGGCAGGCGGCCCTGTTTGCTGCCCGGAAAATGAAAAACCGGCTTATCCCCCTGATCAACGCCACCGGCGTGGTCCTGCACACCAATCTTGGCAGGGCACTGCTCTGTCAGGACGCCCTGGATAATGTCATGGCGGTTTCCTCGTGGTATTCCAACCTTGAGCTTGATCTTGCAACGGGCAAGCGCGGCATCCGGTATGCGGCAATTGAAAAGCTGCTTTGCGAGTTGACGGGAGCCCAGGCGGCCATGGCCGTCAACAACAACGCCGGTGCCGTGCTGCTGGCGTTAAACACCCTGGCCCAGGGGCGGGAAGTTATTGTTTCCAGGGGGGAGCTTGTGGAGATCGGCGGCTCCTTCCGGGTGCCGGACGTGATGATAAAAAGCGGGTGTATATTGAAAGAGGTGGGGACCACCAACCGCACCCATCCCCATGATTACACCAATGCCATCACCGAAGATACAGGGCTTTTGCTTAAGGTTCATACCTCCAACTATAAAATTGAGGGGTTCACAAAATCGGTCAGCCTCAAGGAACTGGTGGAGATTGGAAAACCCCATGGCATTCCGGTCATGGAAGACCTTGGCTCGGGGACCCTGATTGATTTCCGTACATTCGGGTTGCCTTTGGAACCTCCGGTTTTTGAACAGGTGGCCGCAGGTGCTGATGTGGTCACCTTCAGCGGAGACAAGCTTTTAGGCGGTCCCCAGGCCGGAATTATTGTGGGTAAAAAGCAATACCTGGATCAGATTAAGGCCAATCCGCTGACCCGGGCTCTGCGCATTGACAAGATGACCCTGGCGGCCCTGGAAGCAACGCTTAAACTTTACCGGGATCCCCTGGCGGCTGTTGAAAAGATCCCCACCCTGAGAATGCTGACCTTGTCCTATGAACAGATCTGCCGGGATGCACAAACGTTGTTTTCACGGGTTTCAGAAGCGGTGGGGGACCGGGCGGAACTGGCCCTGGCAGATATGGCGTCCAGGCCGGGTGGCGGTTCCTATCCCGGGCTGACCCTGCCCACCCGTTGCCTGACCATCCGCCCCAAAAACATGTCCGTAACTGCCCTGGATAAAAAACTGCGGGCCTTTGATCCGCCGGTAATGGGACGCATTGAGGACGATTGGTTCGTCATTGACCCCAGAACACTTCAACCCGGACAGGATCAGATACTTGCCAACATTTTAAAAAAACTGACAGATTAA
- a CDS encoding HDOD domain-containing protein — protein sequence MNCIHNEYIPTGRFRVSKQSAQIFQAILGTCLGVALYDHKQKAGGLIHILLPSPLGNTDFQPDTPEKYASLGIPMLINELRRMGCTTKNLKATIAGGALVGPVSRMDLGLDIGGRSANIACRILEEQGIEIISSETGGFFACTLALDLQTGETQIAPSWETAFDPDDIAQAPDTKAILATIDTLKPIPQTALKILRMFNQGIHSLDDISKELSRDQVLSARTLQMCNSVLFSGVIKIDTLKDAVMMLGGEMLVKSIITTALESYFNQIGPSGYSLCKGGLFFHAVGVACLAEQIARQTGLAPPWQAYTAGLLHDIGKVVLDQHISDHLPLFFRTLEEEGHSIVQAEEEVLGFTHCRAGVILAKKWSFSDALTEVIRHHHNPEGAKHHTNLVEIVYLADQIVGSFFTGFDVDKINALHLEPIIKKMDLDGASLVRFIDDLPLDRLTQESPHDTANAG from the coding sequence ATGAACTGTATACACAACGAGTACATTCCCACAGGCCGCTTCAGGGTAAGCAAACAGTCTGCCCAAATATTCCAGGCTATCCTTGGCACCTGCCTGGGAGTGGCATTATATGACCACAAGCAAAAAGCCGGAGGACTGATTCATATTCTTTTGCCCTCTCCATTGGGAAATACAGATTTTCAACCTGATACCCCGGAGAAATATGCCTCTTTGGGCATTCCCATGCTGATTAACGAACTTAGACGCATGGGATGCACCACCAAAAATCTGAAAGCCACCATTGCCGGTGGTGCCCTGGTGGGGCCGGTTTCCCGGATGGACCTGGGACTGGACATCGGGGGGCGTTCCGCAAATATCGCCTGCCGGATATTGGAAGAACAGGGCATTGAAATCATCAGCTCTGAAACCGGCGGCTTTTTCGCCTGCACCCTTGCACTGGACCTGCAGACCGGTGAGACGCAGATTGCACCGTCCTGGGAGACGGCCTTTGATCCGGATGACATTGCCCAGGCCCCGGATACCAAAGCCATCCTGGCCACCATTGATACTCTCAAACCCATCCCCCAGACCGCATTAAAAATTTTAAGAATGTTCAACCAGGGCATTCACAGCCTTGATGATATTTCCAAGGAGCTGTCCCGGGATCAGGTGCTGTCTGCCCGGACATTGCAAATGTGCAACTCCGTGCTTTTTTCGGGAGTCATAAAAATTGACACGCTCAAAGATGCGGTGATGATGCTTGGCGGGGAGATGCTGGTCAAAAGTATAATTACAACGGCCCTTGAAAGTTACTTCAACCAGATCGGCCCGTCGGGCTATTCCCTGTGCAAGGGAGGGCTTTTTTTTCATGCCGTGGGTGTGGCCTGCCTTGCAGAACAGATCGCAAGACAAACCGGTCTCGCCCCTCCCTGGCAGGCCTATACCGCAGGATTGCTTCACGACATCGGCAAGGTCGTTTTGGACCAGCATATATCGGATCATTTGCCTCTTTTTTTCCGTACCCTGGAAGAAGAGGGACACAGCATCGTTCAGGCCGAAGAAGAGGTACTGGGATTCACCCACTGCCGGGCCGGCGTTATCCTGGCGAAAAAATGGTCGTTTTCAGACGCGCTGACCGAAGTTATACGCCACCACCATAACCCGGAGGGCGCGAAACATCATACAAATCTGGTGGAAATTGTCTATCTGGCGGACCAAATCGTGGGAAGTTTTTTTACAGGATTTGATGTTGATAAAATAAATGCCCTGCACCTTGAACCCATCATCAAAAAAATGGACCTGGACGGTGCATCACTGGTCCGGTTCATTGACGATTTACCATTGGACAGACTGACACAGGAATCACCCCATGACACAGCCAATGCCGGATAA
- the ilvN gene encoding acetolactate synthase small subunit produces the protein MKKKRYTLTMLVENEPGVTARITGLFAGRGYNIETICGAPTANPKMSRITITTYTRPDILDQCMKQIKRLVNVIKLRDMTGEKAVKREMALICVKALPENQDEIRNLIQEFNGTMMDEGARHFIFEVCGDEDTIDILLEKLSPFGIKKLARSGVLALYREA, from the coding sequence TTGAAAAAAAAAAGGTATACCCTGACCATGCTGGTGGAAAATGAACCCGGGGTGACGGCCAGAATCACAGGGCTTTTTGCGGGCAGGGGCTATAACATCGAAACCATCTGCGGTGCGCCCACAGCAAATCCAAAAATGTCAAGAATCACCATCACCACCTATACACGTCCTGACATCTTAGACCAGTGCATGAAGCAGATCAAGCGCCTGGTCAATGTCATCAAACTCAGGGACATGACCGGTGAAAAGGCCGTGAAAAGGGAAATGGCCCTGATCTGTGTCAAAGCCCTGCCTGAAAACCAGGATGAGATCCGAAATCTGATTCAGGAATTCAACGGCACCATGATGGATGAAGGGGCCCGGCACTTTATTTTCGAAGTGTGCGGCGATGAGGACACCATTGATATCCTCCTTGAAAAGCTGTCACCCTTCGGCATCAAAAAACTTGCCCGGTCCGGTGTGTTAGCCCTTTATCGTGAAGCCTGA
- a CDS encoding GGDEF domain-containing protein codes for MFKNLYPDSLEVSGQYLRIILKEISELQLPFNPIVYAVWYEYVSGRNPALQKAIKAARKQKVLIDYQKILEWFGHHVSNRQLLVTEQQTRKAGSLLDGMTFHLIDAELRMGQQGEQLKAHNQLLSIASDEDDIKNISQDIVSETLRIIDGNTDLKNNVHNTINELDALKLELRNLREAAKTDMLTGLLNRRGFEDAIAGPMKDAQEETAPLTLIIADIDNFKRINDSYGHLTGDNVLKLISKLLQKHIKGKDLAGRFGGEEFIMVLPETKMDGGFVLAEQIRTSLEKMRWQSKSSGKDIGTITISMGVAQFIPGEDLDSLIVRADKAMYAAKNNGRNRTGTHNGKDVVLP; via the coding sequence ATGTTTAAAAATTTATATCCTGATTCCCTTGAAGTATCAGGGCAATATTTGCGAATAATTCTTAAAGAAATTTCTGAACTACAACTTCCTTTTAACCCGATCGTATACGCGGTGTGGTATGAGTATGTCTCGGGCCGGAATCCAGCACTTCAGAAGGCGATCAAGGCAGCGCGGAAGCAAAAGGTTCTCATAGACTATCAAAAGATCCTCGAATGGTTCGGGCACCATGTTTCTAACAGGCAACTGCTTGTCACCGAACAGCAAACCAGAAAAGCAGGGAGTCTTCTTGACGGGATGACCTTCCATCTTATTGATGCCGAACTTCGCATGGGCCAGCAGGGAGAGCAGCTCAAAGCCCATAACCAACTTTTAAGCATTGCGTCGGATGAAGACGATATCAAAAATATTTCCCAGGATATTGTTTCGGAAACCCTGCGGATCATTGACGGCAATACCGACCTTAAAAATAATGTTCACAATACCATCAACGAACTTGATGCCTTGAAGCTGGAACTCAGAAACCTGCGGGAGGCGGCAAAAACAGATATGCTCACAGGGCTTCTTAACCGCCGCGGTTTTGAGGATGCCATTGCGGGGCCCATGAAAGATGCCCAGGAAGAGACCGCGCCTTTAACCCTGATCATTGCCGACATCGATAACTTTAAACGGATAAATGATAGTTATGGACACCTTACCGGCGACAATGTTCTCAAGCTGATATCCAAGCTTTTACAGAAACACATCAAAGGCAAGGATCTTGCCGGCAGATTTGGCGGCGAAGAATTTATCATGGTGCTGCCTGAAACCAAAATGGACGGCGGCTTTGTCCTGGCAGAACAGATCCGTACCAGCCTGGAAAAAATGAGATGGCAATCCAAAAGTTCAGGCAAGGATATCGGCACCATAACAATCTCCATGGGCGTAGCCCAGTTCATTCCGGGTGAAGATTTAGACTCCCTGATTGTCCGGGCGGACAAGGCTATGTATGCGGCCAAAAATAACGGCCGGAACCGCACGGGCACCCACAATGGCAAGGACGTGGTTCTTCCTTGA